CCAGGGTGACCGTAAGGAAGGGGATAATCAAAACCAGTCTCCTCCTCTGTAGAACTTTCCAGTATTCTCTAAGGTCAACCCTTTTTCCTGTGCTCGAGCTCATCTGGTTTGATCTCACTGGTTAAGCCGGTCCACCAAAAGATATAAACTGATGATAGCAGTAGAAAGAGGAATAAGGTCCCGGCTGAAATTCCAAACCCTGGAAAGAAAACCTCCTCCTTTACCCGGGATGACTATAGTGTCCTCCGGATGGATTAGCAAGCGAGAGGGTCTTCCTTTAGAACTGAAATCTTCAAGATTTATTTCTACCACGCTGGAATAGGTTGCCCCTTTGATCAAGACCTTAACCTTTTTCATATTAGCATTCGGGGTGGGACCTCCAGCTAAGACGATCGCATCCAGAAGGTCTATCTCTGCCTCTAACGGAAAGACCCCAGACCTTGCGATCTGGCCATAGATGTAATATACATTTCTGCCAGTAAAACTCGGAGTCGAAGCTCCCCTTTCGCCTCCTAAGCTTAAAATCGAACGGGGTATCTCGACTGTATCCCCGATTTTGAGTTTAGGCAATTTAGTGAAATCCCCCTTCTCCAGCGCCTGGGCCAAATTCACCCTCAAGGTCTTGCCAGCTTCATCCCCTCCCCTTATGATTTTGACGGCGCTTAAATCCGCTCCCTCGGCCGGACCTCCGGCTTCTGTTATCACTTCCCACAGGTTCGGGATTGACTCAAAACTGTATTTGCCCGGACGATTCACCTGTCCCTGGACAAACACTTTCTGGCTGTTGTACTCCACGATAACCACAGTTGCCTGGGAGATACTTTTGTTATAGAAGGAGATCTTTTCCACAATTTTTTTCTGAAGTTCAAATGGGGTTAACCCCGCAGCCATAATCTCGCCGATCACCGGGAGGGAGATCTTGCCATCCTGCCTGACCTTAAGGGCGCTGTTTAAATCCGGCTGCTGCCAGAAGCTTATGTTCAAGACATCCTCCGGGCCAATCCGGTATTCCTGAGAAAAAGAGTTGACCGGAAAGCTCAGTAAAAGTCCCACGGTCAGAATTATCCAGAGTACGAGTTTTTTTCCCCTTAACATAACTCTCTCCTTTTTTTAGTCTAAAATGTTCGCAAATTAATATATAGAAAATTAAAGTGATGTAAAGGGAAAATTACTGGTCACCTTCTTTTCCTGATCCGAAAATTTAGAATTTAATAAAACTCTCCGAAAAAGCGGAGGATAATAATCAAGCAGGGGTGCCCGACCCACGGTAAATCATTGCCTTGCGGACCCGTAGGCGGGGCTCCCAGCCCCGCAATAAGAGATTTTTCGGAGATCTCATACAATAAATTCGGATAAAACTCTTTAATTCCTCCGCCCTAAAGCTGAACGGTATTTTTCAGGGATACCTCCTCTCCGCTATAAACCAGGGTTTTGTTCTTTCCTGAGTTTTTAGCATTTAGCAGAGCCATATCCGCGCCATAGATCAGTTTTTCAGGGGTGCGGGCATGCTGGGGATAAATGGCTGCGCCGGCTGAGACGGTCAGGTGGTGCTCCATTTGCAAGAATTCATCCACAAAGGGGTGGTGCTGGATGCTTTTCCTTAATCTCTCGATGAACTTCAGACATTCCTCCTGGCCTGTTTCCGGCATGATAATGCAGAACTCATCCCCTCCGTAGCGGCAGACGATATCGATCGACCTGACCACCTTCAGGATTAACTCTCCCAACTGTCGGATGATCTGGTCCCCGGATTGATGACCAAAAGAATCATTGTAGATTTTAAACTCGTCGATATCGAAGATAACGAAAGCCAGCTTCCTCTGATAGCGTTTGGCTCTGAAGATCTCCTCGCTCAGTCGCTTGACAAAATACCGATGGTTATACAGTCCGCTCAAGCTGTCAGTATAGGAAAGCTCTTCTAACTTTTTATACTGGGTGATATTCTTTAAACTCACATTAAGCACATTGCTCAAGAAGTTTAAAATTAGGAAAACCTCCTGGTTGTATCTGATCCCCTCGGCTCTGCCCCCGATAAGCACCAGTCCTAACTGGTCGTCTGGCAGGGAAAGAGGGAAACAGATCTGGAACCCCTGGCTTGTCAGGCGAGCCAGGAACTCATTCCCCTGATATTCCTCCAATAACTGGTAAAGCTGGAACACAGACTCTTTCTCCTTGAATTTTTCATACAGGGGGTCATCCTCCTCCAGGCTCAACTCTGAGAACTGAAGGAAATCGATCCCTTTGGAATATTTGGCTTTCAATTTTTTACCACCAGATTCCGGCAGGAGGATCAGAACTGATTTGGTATTCAACTGTTTTTGCAGGTTCTGGGCAAAATTGAAAAAAAGCCGATTTTGATCTGAGGACAAATAGATCTGGTTAGCCGCCTGAAAAAGAGAGTACAGGTCGAAAATCCTCCTCTTTTCCTCTGCCTGGTCTAAAGAGACAGGGGTTCTCTCCTGGCCTGATTTATCAATAGATTCCGGTTTTTTCTCCTGGAATTTTCTTTTTAATTCCCGGAACTGCTCTATCCGGATAATCCTCCGGCTCACCAGGAACAGGAGTTTCTTCTTCTCCTCCGAGATTTTAAACTTTTCCGAGGAAAATAAGACAAACCCTACCAGCTCTTCTTCTGATTTAAGGGTGAAAGCTGATTCAAACACCTTCTCCTTTAACCAGGAATTCGAGTGAAATAATTTCTCTTTCTCCACCTGCAGGTCGGTGATTTCAATCTCCGATTGTTTTTTGAGGAACAGGACTAAGGGGTCGTCTGCTTTTAATACTCTCTTCCTGAAGCCTTTCTTTTTACCGGAAGAATCGAGTAACCGGTATTCCTCTCCATCTTTAAAAAAAAGCAGAAGCGTCCTGGTTTGAAAAAGCAAACCGAAGAAATCTATGAGCAATGAAGCCAGTTTAACCCTGGCTTTTCCATCAGCCGAGTAAAATCTTTCCTCCTCCAGACCTTCCAACAGGATGTACCATTTGAGGTTCTCCTTCTTTAGCTTTTTTAAATTATTTTCTAAAAGCAGGGCTCTGAAAAAAACGAGATAGAGGGATACAGCTAATAACCCCCCTAAACCTGAAAACTTAAGATACGGATCTGAGGAGAAAAAAGCCAAGAGGAACAAAATAACGTAGACTAACCCCCAAAATCCCCAGAAAAGGGTTTTCCGAACAGAATTAAACTCATCTTTCTGGCTGGTTGTAAAGGAGCTATTTACCCGGAGCTTTTCACTCAAATCCAACCCTCCTTAGAACCTGAGAGAATCTATCAAGGGAAGCATCTCGCTTTTCATTTTTTCTAAAAACCTCAGGGCTTCCTTTGCCCCCTCAAATTCCGGATCTAAAACCAGGGCTTTTTCCAGTTGCTCTTCTGAGGATTTGACCAGGTTTATAAAAAAGAGGATATAGCAACACCCTAGATAGTTCAGCTCTTTTTCAGAGGACAAAGAAAGGCTCAATTTCTTTTCCAGTTCCTGGATATACTTTTTCAAGTCCTCTAAATCAAATTTCTCAGGCTCCATATAGAAAGAGAAAAAAAGCTGGTGAAACCTGGTGAATTCCATCTTCTTATTCAGATAACCGTTCAGGCTTTTTCCCAGATATTTAAAAGCCTCCGTGTAGTTGTTTTGAGCCAGAAGCTCTTTACCTTTGAGAAAATCATCGGTTACTGTCTCCGGGTTTAGCTCTTTTAACTTCTGAAGATCTTTTTCTATCTGCGGAAGCTCTGGAAGTTCGGATAAGTTTATTCTCTCATCTTCGCACAGGATAGCTAAACTGCTCAAAGCCGAGAAAAGCAGGTTAACTCCATCTTCCGGATTAAGCTGGATGCTCTTTCCCAGTTGTTCCCGGGCTGAAATGAATTCCTTCTTCAGAAAGTAAAGCTTCCCCAAACTGCTGTAGACAAAAGGGGCTTCAGGTAAAAGGACTTGAGCTTCCAAAAGATTTTTTTCTGCTTCAGCCGTTTCCCCTGATTTGATGGCTAAAAGTACCAGCTCCTCGTACAATTCTGGCTCCTCGGGCCACTTTTCCAGAGCTGAGATTAATAAATCGACCCCTTTCTCCGGTTTTCCTGCAGAGTTAAAATAGAGGGCAAGAGTTGAAATCATACTAAGCTTATATTTCTCCACCAGCAACTGGAGATTATCCATCTCCTGCTTTAACCCTTTATCGATTCTGATCTGCTCTGAAGTTGGCATACTAAACTTCCTGGTGAGATTCTTCCAGATATAACTCTATTTTTTTCCCCAGTTCCCGACCTATCTCCAGGTTAGTTTCCCCTGTTTTTTCCTCTGTGGACAGTTGAGTGAAATTTTGAAACTGTCTCTCGGCCAGCTTGAGAATATACCGGGAGTAGAAGATATAGGCTAAAGCCAAGCTGTGCCTAAGGTCCGGATAGTTTTTCCCCTCGACTATCTCCTGGGAGAGCTGGAGCAGGTAATCTTCCACCTCTTTTTTCTCCACGACTTTGGGATCATAC
This is a stretch of genomic DNA from Candidatus Zixiibacteriota bacterium. It encodes these proteins:
- a CDS encoding GGDEF domain-containing protein — its product is MSEKLRVNSSFTTSQKDEFNSVRKTLFWGFWGLVYVILFLLAFFSSDPYLKFSGLGGLLAVSLYLVFFRALLLENNLKKLKKENLKWYILLEGLEEERFYSADGKARVKLASLLIDFFGLLFQTRTLLLFFKDGEEYRLLDSSGKKKGFRKRVLKADDPLVLFLKKQSEIEITDLQVEKEKLFHSNSWLKEKVFESAFTLKSEEELVGFVLFSSEKFKISEEKKKLLFLVSRRIIRIEQFRELKRKFQEKKPESIDKSGQERTPVSLDQAEEKRRIFDLYSLFQAANQIYLSSDQNRLFFNFAQNLQKQLNTKSVLILLPESGGKKLKAKYSKGIDFLQFSELSLEEDDPLYEKFKEKESVFQLYQLLEEYQGNEFLARLTSQGFQICFPLSLPDDQLGLVLIGGRAEGIRYNQEVFLILNFLSNVLNVSLKNITQYKKLEELSYTDSLSGLYNHRYFVKRLSEEIFRAKRYQRKLAFVIFDIDEFKIYNDSFGHQSGDQIIRQLGELILKVVRSIDIVCRYGGDEFCIIMPETGQEECLKFIERLRKSIQHHPFVDEFLQMEHHLTVSAGAAIYPQHARTPEKLIYGADMALLNAKNSGKNKTLVYSGEEVSLKNTVQL
- a CDS encoding polysaccharide biosynthesis/export family protein gives rise to the protein MLRGKKLVLWIILTVGLLLSFPVNSFSQEYRIGPEDVLNISFWQQPDLNSALKVRQDGKISLPVIGEIMAAGLTPFELQKKIVEKISFYNKSISQATVVIVEYNSQKVFVQGQVNRPGKYSFESIPNLWEVITEAGGPAEGADLSAVKIIRGGDEAGKTLRVNLAQALEKGDFTKLPKLKIGDTVEIPRSILSLGGERGASTPSFTGRNVYYIYGQIARSGVFPLEAEIDLLDAIVLAGGPTPNANMKKVKVLIKGATYSSVVEINLEDFSSKGRPSRLLIHPEDTIVIPGKGGGFLSRVWNFSRDLIPLSTAIISLYLLVDRLNQ